A region from the Lycium barbarum isolate Lr01 chromosome 8, ASM1917538v2, whole genome shotgun sequence genome encodes:
- the LOC132606465 gene encoding uncharacterized protein LOC132606465 codes for MDPCPFVRIVIGNLSVKFPAEHKLQSSSVLDFKFKLKGFSTQVSTIPAFLQQKQQEPILDNKVHACFSLNKTQLDKLVEKSRSLKIEIRARKKLLGSVLVPLELKELESNGNKGVVIKNGWVLVGGSSSAQLHMNVKVEHDPRFVFQFDGEPECSPQVFQVNGNVKQPVFTCKFSFRNSSDRNSRSRSSISEPSTSTSCFNCCTADKESSPKERKGWSITIHDLSGSPIAAASMLTPFVPSQGSNRVSRSNPGAWLILRPGHGTWKPWGRLEAWLERGGELGYRFEIIPDGANDAITLASSTINAKNGGKFSIDISNGATTPMTSPNSSFDLCSGSGSGSDFGSAPGSGSWGQLLYRGFVMSSTVEGYGKCSKPEVVVGVQHVNCSEDAAAFVALAAAMDLSIDACRSFSQKLRKELRQSDQE; via the exons ATGGATCCATGTCCTTTCGTTCGAATAGTTATCGGGAACTTATCCGTGAAGTTCCCTGCTGAGCATAAACTGCAGTCAAGTTCGGTTCTTGATTTTAAGTTTAAGCTTAAAGGTTTCTCCACGCAAGTGTCAACCATCCCAGCTTTTCTTCAACAAAAACAACAAGAACCAATCTTGGATAACAAAGTCCACGCTTGTTTCAGTTTGAACAAAACACAACTCGACAAACTTGTCGAAAAATCAAGAAGTTTAAAGATTGAAATTCGGGCACGTAAGAAGTTGTTAGGAAGTGTATTGGTGCCATtggaattaaaggagttggagaGTAATGGTAACAAAGGAGTTGTGATTAAAAATGGATGGGTTTTGGTTGGTGGCTCTAGTTCAGCACAGTTGCATATGAATGTGAAAGTTGAGCATGACCCAAGATTTGTTTTCCAGTTTGATGGTGAACCTGAGTGTAGTCCCCAAGTTTTTCAAGTCAATGGCAATGTTAAACAACCTGTTTTTACTTGCAAGTTCAGTTTCAGGAACTCTAGTGACAGGAATTCGAGATCCAG ATCTTCAATATCAGAACCAAGCACATCAACAAGCTGCTTTAATTGTTGCACAGCTGATAAAGAGTCGTCGCCAAAAGAGCGCAAAGGATGGTCAATCACAATCCATGATCTCTCTGGCTCACCAATTGCTGCAGCATCTATGTTAACCCCATTTGTCCCATCACAAGGTTCAAATCGGGTCAGCAGATCGAACCCCGGAGCCTGGCTCATCCTCCGTCCAGGCCACGGTACATGGAAGCCGTGGGGACGCTTAGAAGCATGGCTAGAGCGCGGTGGTGAACTCGGTTATCGCTTTGAAATAATCCCTGATGGTGCCAATGATGCTATCACATTGGCTAGCTCAACTATCAATGCCAAGAATGGTGGGAAGTTTAGCATAGATATAAGCAATGGTGCTACTACCCCAATGACTAGTCCAAACAGCAGCTTTGATTTATGCTCGGGTTCCGGGTCCGGGTCGGATTTCGGGTCAGCACCCGGATCAGGATCTTGGGGACAGCTATTGTACCGTGGATTCGTGATGTCGTCCACAGTGGAGGGTTACGGAAAATGTAGCAAACCGGAGGTGGTTGTCGGGGTGCAGCACGTGAACTGCTCCGAGGATGCTGCAGCTTTCGTGGCATTGGCAGCTGCAATGGATCTTAGTATCGATGCTTGTCGGTCTTTTTCTCAAAAGCTCCGAAAAGAGTTGAGGCAGTCGGATCAAGAATGA